A part of Aegilops tauschii subsp. strangulata cultivar AL8/78 chromosome 2, Aet v6.0, whole genome shotgun sequence genomic DNA contains:
- the LOC109746015 gene encoding WAT1-related protein At5g64700, whose amino-acid sequence MGNRAPYAVSFLLRFIYAVMQILTKVAFNQGTSTYVLVFYRHLIGTMFLLPIAFAIERKTAPRLSYKVCLKLFVHALYGMSASLNISCVGLNYASATSASAVLNLLPVLTFFLALLLGMESLQLKSFHGIVKVSGIVICAAGVTVLALYQGPELKSIVHHPIFRHPSRVDTHPSRSWILGILLQSLATVMFALWTVFQGPLLEEYPSMLLNTSLQIVFATVQSFFMALVMERDFSRWKLGLDVGLVAIIYCGVLVTALANYLQIWVIGRCGPVFLAMTVPLTLVITIILSLLIGEAVTLGSVISGALMVAGLYNVLWGKRIEQVALCKQGGSGENGSCLDLEEQESGVPVPATRDSIKPVPGSKERTDTSN is encoded by the exons ATGGGAAACAGAGCACCTTATGCTGTTTCATTTCTCTTAAGGTTTATCTATGCAGTTATGCAGATACTTACCAAAGTTGCTTTTAACCAAGGTACAAGTACATACGTTCTCGTTTTCTACAGGCATTTAATAGGTACCATGTTCTTACTGCCCATTGCTTTTGCAATTGAAAG GAAAACGGCCCCGCGACTGTCATACAAAGTCTGTCTGAAACTATTTGTGCATGCATTATATGG GATGTCTGCTTCCCTTAACATATCATGTGTTGGCCTCAATTATGCTTCAGCAACTTCTGCTTCTGCAGTACTAAATCTCCTACCAGTGTTAACTTTCTTTTTGGCTCTTCTGTTGGG AATGGAGTCTTTGCAATTAAAGAGCTTCCATGGGATTGTGAAAGTTTCTGGTATAGTGATTTGTGCGGCTGGTGTTACTGTACTAGCGTTATACCAAGGACCGGAGCTCAAATCTATCGTCCATCACCCTATTTTTCGTCACCCAAGTCGAGTTGATACACATCCCTCAAGGAGCTGGATATTGGGAATTCTCCTGCAGTCTCTTGCGACTGTAATGTTTGCCCTTTGGACAGTGTTTCAG GGCCCTTTGCTGGAGGAGTATCCGTCCATGCTGCTTAACACGAGCCTTCAGATTGTCTTTGCGACTGTTCAATCATTTTTTATGGCTCTAGTGATGGAGAGAGACTTTTCAAGATGGAAGTTGGGATTGGATGTAGGTCTTGTGGCGATCATCTATTGT GGCGTACTTGTTACTGCATTGGCAAACTACCTGCAAATCTGGGTGATTGGTAGGTGCGGCCCAGTATTCCTGGCCATGACAGTACCCCTAACTTTGGTTATCACAATCATTCTATCACTTCTCATAGGAGAAGCTGTTACCCTTGGAAG TGTAATAAGTGGCGCGCTCATGGTTGCTGGCCTGTACAATGTTCTCTGGGGGAAGAGAATAGAGCAAGTAGCTCTCTGCAAGCAAGGAGGTAGCGGAGAAAATGGATCATGCTTAGATTTGGAGGAACAAGAAAGCGGTGTGCCAGTTCCAGCAACGCGGGATTCAATCAAGCCAGTGCCAGGTTCGAAAGAGAGAACTGATACATCAAACTGA
- the LOC141041399 gene encoding uncharacterized protein, with amino-acid sequence MALFRASTSIVLGNSHKALSWHDDWTGKGPLRMLAPGLYKIATRKQRTVSKELHEDNWIRSVARLQSPIHLQEFISIASLTSQVTLSTDREDSISWRWTTNGVYSPGSR; translated from the coding sequence ATGGCGCTATTCAGAGCTTCCACCTCCATCGTGCTGGGTAACAGCCACAAAGCTCTGTCCTGGCATGATGACTGGACCGGAAAGGGGCCCCTAAGAATGTTGGCTCCCGGATTATACAAAATTGCCACAAGAAAGCAGAGAACAGTGTCCAAGGAACTGCACGAGGATAATTGGATCAGATCGGTCGCCCGCCTTCAGTCCCCCATACACCTGCAAGAATTCATCTCGATCGCATCACTGACCTCCCAGGTTACACTGTCTACGGACAGGGAGGACTCCATCTCCTGGCGTTGGACTACAAATGGAGTCTACTCCCCAGGTTCTCGCTGA